Proteins found in one Flavobacterium channae genomic segment:
- the rpsH gene encoding 30S ribosomal protein S8, which produces MYTDPIADYLTRVRNAVRANHKVVEIPASNMKKEITKILFDQGYILSYKFEDTTVQGTIKIALKYDKDTKESVIKDIQRISKPGLRKYAGSSDLPRILNGLGIAIVSTSKGLMTGKQAKQLNVGGEVICYVY; this is translated from the coding sequence ATGTATACAGATCCAATTGCCGATTATCTTACACGTGTAAGAAATGCAGTAAGAGCTAACCACAAAGTGGTTGAGATTCCTGCTTCTAACATGAAAAAAGAAATCACAAAGATTTTATTCGATCAAGGATATATCTTAAGTTACAAATTTGAAGATACTACTGTTCAAGGTACTATCAAAATTGCACTTAAATATGATAAAGACACAAAAGAGTCTGTTATCAAAGATATCCAAAGAATTAGTAAACCAGGTTTACGTAAATATGCTGGTTCATCAGACTTACCTAGAATCTTAAATGGTTTAGGTATTGCTATTGTTTCTACATCAAAAGGATTGATGACTGGAAAACAAGCTAAGCAATTAAATGTTGGTGGAGAGGTAATTTGTTACGTATATTAA
- the rplX gene encoding 50S ribosomal protein L24 — protein sequence MIKLKIKSGDVVRVIAGDHKGSEGKVLRVLREKNKAIVEGVNMVSKHTKPSAKNPQGGIVKKEAPIHVSNLSLIDPKSKEVTKVGFKQEGDKKVRFSKKSNQVL from the coding sequence ATGATAAAGCTAAAAATTAAATCAGGAGACGTAGTAAGAGTTATTGCTGGAGACCATAAAGGTTCTGAAGGTAAAGTTCTTCGTGTTCTTCGTGAGAAAAACAAAGCGATTGTTGAAGGAGTTAACATGGTTTCTAAACATACAAAACCAAGTGCAAAAAACCCTCAAGGAGGAATCGTTAAGAAAGAAGCTCCTATCCATGTGTCTAACTTGTCTTTGATTGACCCTAAGTCAAAAGAAGTAACTAAAGTTGGTTTTAAACAAGAAGGAGACAAGAAAGTGAGATTTTCAAAAAAATCTAATCAAGTACTATAG
- the rpsQ gene encoding 30S ribosomal protein S17, whose amino-acid sequence MEKRNLRKERIGVVTSNKMEKSIVVSQTTKVKHPLYGKFVLKTKKYVAHDETNDCNIGDTVRIMETRPLSKSKCWRLVEIIERAK is encoded by the coding sequence ATGGAAAAAAGAAATTTAAGAAAAGAGAGAATTGGTGTGGTGACTTCAAACAAAATGGAGAAATCTATTGTTGTGTCACAAACTACAAAAGTGAAACACCCATTATACGGTAAGTTCGTGTTGAAAACTAAGAAATATGTTGCACACGACGAAACAAACGATTGTAACATTGGAGATACTGTAAGAATTATGGAGACACGTCCATTAAGTAAATCTAAATGTTGGAGATTAGTTGAAATCATTGAAAGAGCGAAATAA
- the rpmD gene encoding 50S ribosomal protein L30, which produces MAKLKVKQVRSKINCPLDQKRTLEALGLRKMGQVVEHDANPAILGMVNKVKHLVSVEETK; this is translated from the coding sequence ATGGCAAAATTAAAAGTAAAACAAGTAAGAAGTAAAATCAATTGTCCTCTTGATCAAAAGAGAACTTTGGAAGCTTTAGGTCTTCGTAAAATGGGACAAGTTGTTGAGCATGATGCAAATCCTGCTATCCTTGGAATGGTAAATAAAGTTAAACACTTAGTTTCTGTTGAAGAAACTAAATAA
- the rplP gene encoding 50S ribosomal protein L16: MLQPKRTKYRKVQKGRMKGVSQRGHELSNGMFGIKSLDSAFITSRQIEAARIAATRFMKREGQLWIKIFPDKPITKKPLEVRMGKGKGAVEYWAAVVKPGKIMFEVGGVPLSVAKEALRLAAQKLPVKTKFIVARDFEA, encoded by the coding sequence ATGTTACAGCCTAAAAGAACAAAATACCGTAAGGTACAGAAAGGTAGAATGAAAGGCGTTTCTCAAAGAGGACACGAGCTTTCTAACGGAATGTTTGGTATCAAATCTTTAGATTCTGCATTTATTACTTCTCGTCAAATTGAAGCAGCTCGTATCGCAGCAACACGTTTCATGAAAAGAGAGGGTCAATTATGGATCAAAATATTTCCAGATAAACCTATTACAAAGAAACCATTAGAAGTACGTATGGGTAAAGGTAAAGGTGCAGTTGAATATTGGGCTGCAGTTGTTAAACCTGGTAAAATTATGTTTGAAGTTGGAGGTGTGCCTCTATCAGTAGCAAAAGAGGCTTTACGTCTTGCTGCTCAAAAACTTCCTGTTAAAACTAAGTTTATCGTTGCTAGAGATTTCGAAGCATAA
- the rplN gene encoding 50S ribosomal protein L14 encodes MVQQESRLKVADNTGAKEVLTIRVLGGTKRRYASVGDKIVVSIKDATPNGNVKKGAVSTAVVVRTKKEVRRADGSYIRFDDNACVLLNAAGEMRGTRVFGPVARELREKQFMKIVSLAPEVL; translated from the coding sequence ATGGTACAACAAGAGTCAAGATTAAAAGTAGCAGATAACACAGGAGCGAAAGAAGTTCTTACGATCCGTGTTTTAGGAGGAACGAAACGTCGTTATGCCTCTGTTGGTGACAAAATTGTAGTTTCAATTAAAGATGCTACTCCAAACGGAAACGTTAAAAAAGGAGCGGTATCAACTGCAGTAGTTGTACGTACCAAAAAAGAAGTGAGAAGAGCTGATGGATCTTACATCCGTTTTGACGATAACGCATGTGTATTGTTAAACGCTGCAGGTGAAATGAGAGGAACTCGTGTTTTTGGTCCGGTTGCCAGAGAACTTCGTGAAAAACAATTCATGAAAATTGTATCATTAGCACCAGAAGTGCTTTAA
- the rplO gene encoding 50S ribosomal protein L15, whose protein sequence is MNLSNLQPAEGSVHNQNKRVGRGEGSGKGGTAARGHKGAKSRSGYSKKIGFEGGQMPLQRRVPKFGFKNINRVEYQGINLDSLQLLVDNGVVTDTVDFSVFVDTRLATKNSLVKILGRGELKTKLKVSAHKFTASAKAAIEAAGGEAVTL, encoded by the coding sequence ATGAATTTAAGTAACTTACAACCAGCTGAAGGTTCAGTTCACAACCAAAATAAAAGAGTAGGTAGAGGAGAAGGTTCTGGTAAAGGTGGTACTGCTGCACGTGGTCACAAAGGAGCTAAGTCTCGTTCTGGATACTCTAAGAAAATTGGTTTTGAAGGAGGTCAAATGCCACTTCAAAGACGTGTTCCTAAGTTTGGTTTCAAGAACATCAATAGAGTAGAATATCAAGGTATTAATCTTGATTCGTTACAATTATTAGTAGATAACGGTGTAGTAACTGATACAGTTGATTTTTCTGTATTTGTAGATACTCGTTTAGCTACAAAAAATAGCTTAGTAAAGATTTTAGGAAGAGGTGAGCTAAAAACAAAACTTAAAGTAAGTGCTCACAAATTTACTGCATCTGCAAAAGCGGCTATCGAGGCTGCTGGTGGAGAAGCTGTAACTTTATAA
- the rpsN gene encoding 30S ribosomal protein S14, which translates to MAKESMKAREVKRIALVEKYAEKRKALKEAGDFEGLQKLPKNSCPVRVHNRCKLTGRPRGYMRQFGISRVTFREMANQGLIPGVKKASW; encoded by the coding sequence ATGGCTAAAGAATCAATGAAAGCCCGTGAGGTGAAAAGAATTGCATTAGTAGAAAAGTATGCTGAGAAAAGAAAAGCTTTAAAAGAAGCTGGTGATTTCGAAGGTTTACAAAAATTACCAAAAAATTCTTGTCCAGTTAGAGTACACAATCGTTGTAAATTAACAGGTAGACCAAGAGGGTATATGCGTCAGTTTGGTATTTCTCGTGTTACTTTCCGTGAAATGGCAAATCAAGGATTAATTCCAGGTGTTAAAAAAGCATCTTGGTAA
- the rpmC gene encoding 50S ribosomal protein L29 → MKQSEIKNLSAAELQEQLSQLKKTYTDLKNAHAISPIQNPLQLRTLRRSVARLHTELTKRELQ, encoded by the coding sequence ATGAAACAATCAGAAATTAAAAATCTATCTGCAGCTGAGTTACAAGAACAACTTAGTCAGTTAAAGAAAACGTATACCGACCTAAAAAATGCTCATGCAATATCTCCAATCCAAAATCCTCTTCAGTTAAGAACTTTAAGAAGATCAGTTGCGAGATTACACACAGAGTTAACTAAAAGAGAGTTACAATAA
- the rplR gene encoding 50S ribosomal protein L18 → MSLTKSERRQRIKFRIRKIVSGTAAQPRLSVFRSNKEIYAQIIDDVNGTTLVAASSRDKGVAQGTAVETAKAVGKLVAEKALKAGITTISFDRGGYLYHGRVKSLAEGAREAGLKF, encoded by the coding sequence ATGTCATTAACAAAATCTGAAAGAAGACAAAGAATTAAGTTCAGAATCAGAAAGATTGTAAGCGGAACTGCTGCTCAACCAAGACTTTCTGTATTCAGAAGTAATAAAGAAATCTATGCTCAAATCATAGATGATGTAAACGGTACTACTTTAGTAGCAGCTTCATCAAGAGATAAAGGTGTTGCACAAGGAACTGCTGTTGAAACTGCAAAAGCAGTTGGTAAATTAGTTGCTGAAAAAGCTCTTAAAGCAGGTATCACTACAATCTCTTTTGATAGAGGTGGGTATTTGTACCATGGACGTGTGAAATCATTAGCTGAAGGAGCTAGAGAAGCTGGACTTAAATTCTAA
- the rplE gene encoding 50S ribosomal protein L5 produces the protein MAYIPRLKEEYKSRVIAALTEEFGYKNVMQVPKLEKIVVSRGVGAAVSDKKLVDYAVEELTKITGQKAVATISKKDVASFKLRKGMPIGAKVTLRGERMYEFLDRLITSSLPRVRDFNGIKSTGFDGRGNYNLGVLEQIIFPEIDIDKVNKIAGFDITFVTSAETDKEAKALLAELGLPFKKN, from the coding sequence ATGGCATATATTCCTAGACTAAAAGAAGAATATAAGAGTAGAGTAATTGCTGCTCTTACAGAAGAGTTCGGTTACAAAAATGTAATGCAAGTTCCTAAACTTGAAAAAATTGTTGTAAGCCGTGGAGTTGGTGCAGCTGTATCTGATAAAAAATTAGTAGATTACGCTGTTGAAGAATTAACAAAAATTACTGGGCAAAAAGCAGTTGCTACAATTTCTAAGAAAGACGTTGCTTCTTTCAAATTAAGAAAAGGTATGCCAATTGGTGCTAAAGTAACTTTACGTGGAGAAAGAATGTATGAATTCTTAGATAGATTGATTACTTCATCTTTACCACGTGTAAGAGACTTTAACGGAATCAAATCAACAGGATTTGATGGTAGAGGAAACTACAATTTAGGAGTGTTAGAGCAAATCATTTTCCCAGAAATTGATATTGATAAAGTAAATAAAATCGCTGGTTTTGATATTACTTTTGTAACTTCTGCTGAAACAGATAAAGAAGCAAAAGCATTATTAGCGGAATTAGGATTACCTTTTAAAAAGAATTAA
- the rplF gene encoding 50S ribosomal protein L6 — translation MSRIGKNPIAIPAGVTVEVKDAVITVKGKLGELTQEFSDVTVKIEDNQVIVERSSDYKTERAKHGLYRALINNMIVGVSEGFTKELELVGVGYRASNQGQKLDLALGFSHNIVLEVVKEVTVETVSEKGKNPIVKLSSFDKQLLGQVAAKIRGFRKPEPYKGKGVKFVGEELRRKAGKSA, via the coding sequence ATGTCAAGAATAGGTAAAAATCCAATTGCAATTCCAGCTGGTGTAACTGTAGAAGTTAAAGATGCTGTAATTACAGTAAAAGGAAAATTAGGCGAGCTTACTCAAGAATTTTCTGATGTAACCGTTAAAATCGAAGATAACCAAGTTATCGTAGAACGTTCATCTGATTATAAAACTGAGAGAGCGAAACACGGACTTTATCGTGCATTAATCAACAATATGATTGTTGGTGTTTCTGAAGGTTTTACAAAAGAATTAGAATTAGTAGGAGTTGGTTATAGAGCATCTAATCAAGGTCAAAAACTTGATTTAGCTTTAGGATTCTCTCACAACATCGTTCTAGAAGTTGTAAAAGAAGTTACTGTTGAAACAGTATCAGAAAAAGGTAAAAATCCGATAGTGAAATTATCTTCATTCGACAAACAATTATTAGGTCAAGTAGCTGCGAAGATCAGAGGTTTCCGCAAACCTGAGCCATATAAAGGAAAAGGAGTTAAGTTTGTAGGAGAAGAACTAAGAAGAAAAGCAGGTAAATCAGCTTAA
- the rpsE gene encoding 30S ribosomal protein S5, with amino-acid sequence MYHNYKNVEIVKPGGLELKDRLVSVNRVTKVTKGGRAFGFSAIVVVGDENGVVGHGLGKSKDVSEAIAKAVEDAKKNLVRIPLQGQSVPHEQKGKFGGARVFLMPASHGTGVIAGGAVRAVLESVGVHDVLSKSQGSSNPHNVVKATFDALLQMRSAATVAKQRGVSLEKVFKG; translated from the coding sequence ATGTATCATAATTATAAAAACGTAGAGATTGTAAAACCAGGAGGTCTTGAATTAAAAGATCGTTTGGTGAGTGTAAATCGTGTTACTAAAGTTACTAAAGGAGGTAGAGCATTTGGTTTCTCTGCTATCGTAGTAGTTGGTGATGAAAACGGAGTAGTGGGTCATGGATTAGGAAAATCTAAAGATGTTTCTGAAGCAATCGCTAAAGCGGTGGAAGATGCTAAGAAAAATTTAGTGAGAATTCCTCTTCAAGGTCAATCTGTTCCTCATGAGCAAAAAGGTAAATTTGGTGGTGCTAGAGTATTCTTAATGCCTGCTTCTCACGGTACTGGAGTTATTGCTGGTGGTGCTGTTCGTGCGGTATTGGAGTCTGTAGGTGTTCACGATGTATTATCTAAATCGCAAGGTTCATCTAACCCTCACAATGTGGTAAAAGCAACTTTTGATGCTTTATTGCAAATGAGAAGTGCTGCTACTGTAGCTAAACAAAGAGGAGTATCTTTAGAAAAAGTATTCAAAGGTTAA